The sequence CCGCAGGCAGCCAGCAGGATGATTGCCTGTTCGTTGGTGTTCCCAGATCATCGTGAGACGCGTAGTACGTTGCCATGGTGGATGTGACGGGTGTGTCATCTCGACCCCGTTCGGCAAGCTCAGGGCAAGCTACGCGAGAAACGAGCGAAGCGGAGGGATCTTCGTCGCAGGGGTGCACAGGAGAAGATCCCTCAACTGCGCTCGCACGCTCGCTCTGCTCGGGATGACCGGGCGGACATCGCCTTCTGCGAGGTGGAGTAGTAGTTGGGCTTGAAACCTCCGACGACGCTGCACCGCAAGGTCGTCAGGCAAGTGCCCTGCCTGTAGACGGGGCGTTCGGGCGGCCGGCGCGGCAGGCGACCGCTCAGCGGCGCGCTACGGGATTCCCACGATGCCACAGGCCCGCCCAGAACGGCACACTACGGTACGGGCTGGCGCACAGGTCAGTACCGCGGATGATCGGACGCGATGCTGGCCTCGTCACTGCTGCCTGCTGCTCGGACTCAGACACGCGCCAGTCGGCGTCCAGGCGCGACGGGAGCGCACGCCATGTCTGCGATGGTGCGGACGATGGACGTCTCGGTCGTCCAGCCGCGCGACCTCCACGCGCTCGTCACGGCACATCGCCCGTCACACGTGGTTGTGCGCCTCTACCTGCCGGAAGAGTCGGTCGCCCAGGAGCACACGCGCGCGCAGATCGTGTCGGCGCGCGCGGCCGGCTGCACGGTGGGCGGGTACGTCTGGTGCTACCGTGACCTCGACCCGCGCAAGAGCGTCCGCGACGCGGTCACGCTGGCCCGGTCGTGCGGCCTTCGCCTGCCGATCCTCTGGCTGCACGCCGAGGCGTACGTCGTCGCGGACGCGGTCCGCGATCCGGGGCCGGATGCGGGCTGGCTGCTCGCCGCCGTGGCCGAGGCCCGTGCGCTCGGGGTGCGGGTGGGCATCATGACGGCAGCGGCATGGTGGCGGATGGCGCTGCCAGGTACCGAGGATCTCGCGGAGCTGCCGCTGTGGCTCGGGTGTCCACGCGAGGACGCCGACGACTCCCAGGCGGCCCACGATGACTCCCAGGCGGCCCACGATGACTCCCAGGCGGCCCATGGTGAGGCCGCGCTGCCGTTCGGCGGCTGGCACAAGGCGGCCGGCGTCCACTGGCGCACCGCCGATGCCGAGGACGTGGCGCTTGTGCCAGGCCGGCTCCGCGCAGACCTGACGGCCCTCCAGGCCGATCCGTAGGACAGCCCCGGTGGGAAGCATCGGCGGTTGCAGCTGTCAAGATGGGCTGAGGGCGCGGGCGGCCTGACGGCGGCGGTACGGGTACAGCGCCGCCGTCAGGATCAGGTAGTACGCCACGAAGATCAGGCTGCTCCAGGCGATCCACATCGGTGGGTCAGGCAGCAGCGCCAGGATCGCCAGCATCATCGCGCCCCAGGTGAAGCCGCAGGCCAGCGTGACCGGGCGCAGGGGCCTGGTCTTGGTGGGGTACGGAAAGCGGATCGGCACGAAGACCAGCACGCTCAGCAGGAAGAGCAGGGCAGCGTTGAACGCCGGCGGCGACTGGAAGACGTACAGGTAGAACCCGATGAGGCTCCAGTACGAGGGGAAGCCGAGAAAGTAGTCGTCGTCGGTCTTGGCCTGGGTCTGCGCGAAGCCGTAGCCGCTGGCCAGCAGCGGGAAGGCCGCAGCCCAGGCCGGCAGCAGGTCGGCCTGCACCAGCAGGATGACGGGCGCGACAACCCACCCGAAGTAGTCCACCACGTCGTCAAGGCGGCGTCCATCCACATAGGGGATCGCCTCCCAGACCCGGACCGCGCGGGCCATCACCCCGTCCGTCGAGTCGATGAACACCGTCACACCGATCAGGAACCACGCAAGGCGAAAGTCGCCGTCAATCGCGGCGAAGATGGCCCAGACGCCGAGCGGTGCGCCCAACGCGGTGTACAGATGAACCAGCCAGGCCAGCAACGTCCGCATCGGCATGAGTCGGCGAGGCTCCTCCTGCGCGCATTCTAGTGCAGGATCGACGCCGAGGAGACCTCACCCCCCTGCCACTTCTCCCGTGTATGGGATGAGAAGCGGACAGTTTCCCAGAAGCGCCATGCGTTCAGGGTAGAGCCATGCCTACACAGATGCCTGTCATCCTGAGCGCAGCGAAGGACCTCACCCGCTGACCCTCAACGCTCGCGTCAGCGGGTGAGAGACCTGTCATCCTGAGCCTGCGAAGGATCTCACCAACTGACCGTCAACGTTCGCGTCAGCGGGTGAGGTCCTTCGCTGCGCTCAGGATGACAGGGGGGACTCGCACGCATTCCTGTGCGTCTGCCATCCGTCACGCGGTTGAGACAGTCTGCTCCTGAACGCGTACGGGGACGGGGTGGCGGCACCCTTCGGCGGCAACGCTAGATCGTGCAGGGCGCCATCACACATGGACGCGCGCGTTCTCCTGCTGAATCGAGTACAGTGGGCGGTGGCATCGCGATGCGGAAGGTGCCATGATGGCACCTTCGGCAGTGCAGACACCTCGCGAGGATCGCTCGCGCGGCAGCACGACAGGGCAGCATAGGAGCTTGGCGGCAAGGCAGCAGATGACACGACAGGCATGGCGCTCATGGCAGGCATACGGGCAGACACGCGGGCAGGCACTCGGACGCAGCACAGGCGGCGGTGGGTTGACGGACACGGGACACGGCGAGGTGGCCGCCCGTGAGTGACGGTACGACAGGCTCGAATGGACGGGGGTTCGACGCGCTGCGAATCCCCATCGTGCGGAACTTCGCGCTCGGACGGATCTTCTCCGGCCTGAGCCAGCAGATCGTCTCGGTGACCGTCGGCTGGGAGCTGTACGATCGCACCGGGGATCCGTGGGTACTGGGGCTCGTCGGCATCTTCACGCTGGCGCCGTCGCTGCTGCTGATGCTGCCAGCCGGCAACTGGGCCGACGTCTATCCACGCCGGAACCTGGCGATCTTCGCCGGCCTGCTGACCGCCATCGCGTCGGTTGCGCTGGGCGTCATCTCCTGGCAGCAAGGCCCCGTCGAGCTGGTGCTGGCCACCTTGATGCTCTTCGGGGCGGCCCGCGCGATCTCCGCGCCGGCAGCCGGCTCGATCCTCCCACAGCTGATCGACTCACGCCTGTTCGCCAACGTCAACACCTGGCTGATCTCCAGCCAGCAGATCGCCTCGGTGGTCGGGCCGACTGTGGGCGGCGTCCTGATCGCGCTCTCGAACGATGCGATGACCTCCTATGTCGTGGCGGCGATCCTCCAGTTCCTGTTCGTGGGCCTGCTGGCGACGCTCCCCTCGGTCGCGCCGCCAAAGGGCGCGAAGCGAACGCTCTCCGACAT comes from Chloroflexota bacterium and encodes:
- a CDS encoding CDP-diacylglycerol O-phosphatidyltransferase, producing the protein MPMRTLLAWLVHLYTALGAPLGVWAIFAAIDGDFRLAWFLIGVTVFIDSTDGVMARAVRVWEAIPYVDGRRLDDVVDYFGWVVAPVILLVQADLLPAWAAAFPLLASGYGFAQTQAKTDDDYFLGFPSYWSLIGFYLYVFQSPPAFNAALLFLLSVLVFVPIRFPYPTKTRPLRPVTLACGFTWGAMMLAILALLPDPPMWIAWSSLIFVAYYLILTAALYPYRRRQAARALSPS